Sequence from the Mycobacteriales bacterium genome:
AAGGCCGCGCGGCAGGCCCGCATCCTCCAGCTGCTCGGCCGCACGCCCATCGGCTCGCAGGCCGAGCTGGCTCGGCTGCTGGCCACCGACGGGTTGGCCGTGACGCAGGCCACGCTGTCGCGAGATCTCGAGGAAATCGGCGCGGTGAAGGTACGCCGGCCCGGTGGCGGACTCGTCTACGCCGTGCCCGACGACGACACCGGCGGCGGGGCCGCGGAGCCGCGGCTGGCCCGCGCGCTCGCCGACCTGCTCGTGGCGGCCGAGGGCTCGGCCAACCTCGTGATCCTGCGCACACCGCCGGGTGGTGCGCACCTGCTCGCCTCCGCGGTCGACCGCGCCGGTCTGGCGGGGGTGCTCGGCACGGTCGCCGGTGACGACACCGTGCTGGTCGTTGCCCGCGACGCCCGCGGCGGCGCCCGGCTCGCACACCGCTTCCGACGAACGGCCGAAGGCCATCCCGACCTGCCGTAACCACTCACCGAACCAAGGAGCACCACCGCCATGTCCGAACGCGTCGTCCTCGCCTACTCCGGAGGGCTGGACACCTCCGTCGCCATCGGCTGGATCGCCGCCGAGCACGACGCGGAGGTCATCGCCGTGGCCGCCGACGTCGGCCAAGGCGGCGAGGACCTCGACGCCATCAGGCAGCGTGCCCTCGACTGCGGCGCCGTCGAGTCGGTCGTCGTCGACGCCCGGGCCGAGTTCGCCGACGACTTCTGCCTGCCGGCCCTCAAGGCCAACGCGCTCTACATGGACCGCTACCCGCTGGTCTCCGCGCTGTCACGCCCGGTGATCGTCAAGCACATGGCCGAGGCGGCGCGCTACCACGGCGCGACTGCGGTCGCGCACGGCTGCACCGGCAAGGGCAACGACCAGGTCCGTTTCGAGGTCGGCCTTGGTGCGCTCGCACCCGACCTCAAGGTCCTCGCCCCGGTCCGCGACTCGGGCATGACCCGCGACAAGGCGATCGCGTTCGCCGAGGAGCGTGGCCTGCCGATCGACGTGACCAAGAAGTCGCCGTACTCCATCGACCAGAACGTCTGGGGACGCGCGGTCGAGACCGGCTTCCTCGAGGACCCGTGGAACGCACCCGTAGAGGACGTCTACTCCTACACCTCGGACCCGACGCAGCCGCGGGCGGCCGACGAGGTCGTCATCACGTTCACTGCGGGCGCCCCCACCGCGATCGACGGCCGGCCGGTGACCATGCTGCAGGCGATCCAGGAGCTCAACCGGCGTGCCGGCGCCCAGGGCATCGGGCGGCTCGACATGGTGGAGGACCGGCTCGTCGGTATCAAGAGCCGCGAGGTCTACGAGTGCCCCGGCGCGATCGCGCTGATCACCGCGCACCAGGAGCTCGAGAACCTCACCGTCGAGCGCGATCTTGCCCGCTTCAAGCGCTCGGTCGACCAGCGTTGGACCGAGCTGGTCTACGACGGGCTGTGGTTCTCACCGCTCAAGCGGGCGCTCGACGGGTTCGTCGACGCGGCCTCGGAGCACGTCTCCGGCGACGTGCGGCTGACCCTGCACGGCGGCCGCGCCGTCGTCACCGGCCGCCGCAGCGACGCGTCGCTCTACGACTACAACCTCGCGACGTACGACGCCGGCGACGTCTTCGACCAGTCCCTGGCCAAGGGTTTCGTCGAGCTGTGGGGCCTGCCCAGCAAGATCGCCGCCCGCCGCGATGCCCGCCTGGCCGACCCGGACACCGCGTGAGCGAGACACCGGACCTGCCGCCGGCGCCGGCGACCCGTCTCTGGGGCGGGCGCTTCGAAGGCGGCCCGGCCGAGGCGCTCGCCCGGCTGTCGGTGAGCGTGCAGTTCGACTGGCGTCTGGCGCCCTACGACCTGCTGGCATCGCGCGCGCACGCGCGCGTGCTGCATCGCGCGGGCCTGCTCTCCGACGAAGAGCTGGCCCAGATGCTGGCGGCGCTCGACGACCTCGCGGAGGCGGTGAGAGCGGGGCGCTTCCGCCCCACCGTCGAGGACGAGGACGTGCACACCGCCCTCGAACGCGGGCTGCTCGAGCGTCTGGGCAGCCTCGGCGGCAAGCTGCGGGCCGGCCGTAGCCGCAACGACCAGGTGGCCACCGACCTGCGGCTCTACCTGCGCGACCACGTCCGGCTCGTCGTCGCCCGGCTCACCGAGCTCGCCGACGCGCTGCTGGCCCAGGCGGAGCGGCACGTCGAGACGGCCGCGCCCGGGATGACCCACCTGCAGCACGCCCAGCCGATCTCCTTCGCCCACCAGCTGCTGGCGCACGTGCAGGCCTTCGCGCGTGACGCCGACCGGCTGCGCGACTGGGACCGCCGAGCGGCGATCTCGCCCCTCGGCGCGGGCGCGCTGGCCGGGTCGAGCCTGCCGCTCGACCCGGAGACCGTCGCCTACGAGCTCGGTTTCACGGCCGCCGCGGCCAACTCGATCGACGCGGTCTCGGACCGGGACTACGTCGCGGAGTTCCTGTTCGCCGCCGCGCTGCTCGGGGTGCACCTGTCGCGGTTGGGCGAGGAGGTCGTCCTCTGGACGACCCGGGAGTTCCGCTGGGTCGAGCTCGACGACGCGTACGCCACCGGCTCGTCGATCATGCCGCAGAAGAAGAACCCCGACGTCGCGGAGCTCGCCCGCGGCAAGTCGGGCCGGCTGGTCGGCCACCTGACCGGCGTACTCACGATGCTCAAGGGTCTGCCGCTCGCCTACGACCGCGACCTGCAGGAGGACAAGGAACCGGTGTTCGACGCGGTCGACACGCTGCTCCTCGTGCTGCCGGCGGTGGCCGGGATGATCGCGACCATGCGGGTCGACGTGGACCGGCTCGCCGCCTCGGCGCCCGAGGGGTTCGCGCTCGCGACCGACGTCGCCGAGTGGTTGGTGCGGCAAGGCGTGCCTTTCCGGGAGGCGCACGAGGCGGTCGGGCACCTGGTCATGTGGTGCACCGTCCACGACTGCGACCTGCACGAGGTCTCCGACGCCGACATGGCGGCGATCAGCCCGCGCCTGACCCCAGAGGTTCGATCGGTGCTCTCGGTCGACGGGGCGCTGCGCTCCCGCGCGGCGCCGGGTGGGACGGCGCCGGACCGGGTCCGCGAGCAGCTTGCCGCGGCGCGCGCCCTCGTCGAGTCGCACGCCGGGTGGGCCGGCGGTCGGTGACGTCTCTCCCACGGGAGTTCTACGACCGGCCGGTGCTCGAGGTAGCCCGCGACCTGCTCGGTGCGGTGGTGACGCACCGCGGGGTTGCCGTCCGGCTCGCGGAGGTGGAGGCCTACGCCGGTGCGCTGGACCCGGCCTCGCACGCCTACCGCGGGCCGACGACGCGCAACGCGACGATGTTCGGGCCGCCCGGCCACGCCTACGTCTACTTCACCTATGGCATGCACTGGTGCATGAACCTCGTCTGCGGCCCGCCCGGGCAGGCGTTCGCGGTGCTGCTGCGCGCCGGGGAGGTCGTCGACGGGCTGCCGTGCGCCCGCGAGCGCCGGCCGGCCGCGCGCCGCGACCGGGACCTCGCCCGCGGGCCCGCGAGGCTCACGCAGGCGCTCGGCGTGGACCGCAGCTGCGACGGTTTCGATGTCACCACGCCGGTGGGGGACCTGGTGGTGCGGGAGGGCGCGCCCGTGCCCGACGATGAGGTACGCACCGGTCCGCGCGTCGGTGTCACGGCGGCCGCC
This genomic interval carries:
- a CDS encoding arginine repressor translates to MTVTAPNTKAARQARILQLLGRTPIGSQAELARLLATDGLAVTQATLSRDLEEIGAVKVRRPGGGLVYAVPDDDTGGGAAEPRLARALADLLVAAEGSANLVILRTPPGGAHLLASAVDRAGLAGVLGTVAGDDTVLVVARDARGGARLAHRFRRTAEGHPDLP
- a CDS encoding argininosuccinate synthase — protein: MSERVVLAYSGGLDTSVAIGWIAAEHDAEVIAVAADVGQGGEDLDAIRQRALDCGAVESVVVDARAEFADDFCLPALKANALYMDRYPLVSALSRPVIVKHMAEAARYHGATAVAHGCTGKGNDQVRFEVGLGALAPDLKVLAPVRDSGMTRDKAIAFAEERGLPIDVTKKSPYSIDQNVWGRAVETGFLEDPWNAPVEDVYSYTSDPTQPRAADEVVITFTAGAPTAIDGRPVTMLQAIQELNRRAGAQGIGRLDMVEDRLVGIKSREVYECPGAIALITAHQELENLTVERDLARFKRSVDQRWTELVYDGLWFSPLKRALDGFVDAASEHVSGDVRLTLHGGRAVVTGRRSDASLYDYNLATYDAGDVFDQSLAKGFVELWGLPSKIAARRDARLADPDTA
- the argH gene encoding argininosuccinate lyase; the encoded protein is MPPAPATRLWGGRFEGGPAEALARLSVSVQFDWRLAPYDLLASRAHARVLHRAGLLSDEELAQMLAALDDLAEAVRAGRFRPTVEDEDVHTALERGLLERLGSLGGKLRAGRSRNDQVATDLRLYLRDHVRLVVARLTELADALLAQAERHVETAAPGMTHLQHAQPISFAHQLLAHVQAFARDADRLRDWDRRAAISPLGAGALAGSSLPLDPETVAYELGFTAAAANSIDAVSDRDYVAEFLFAAALLGVHLSRLGEEVVLWTTREFRWVELDDAYATGSSIMPQKKNPDVAELARGKSGRLVGHLTGVLTMLKGLPLAYDRDLQEDKEPVFDAVDTLLLVLPAVAGMIATMRVDVDRLAASAPEGFALATDVAEWLVRQGVPFREAHEAVGHLVMWCTVHDCDLHEVSDADMAAISPRLTPEVRSVLSVDGALRSRAAPGGTAPDRVREQLAAARALVESHAGWAGGR
- a CDS encoding DNA-3-methyladenine glycosylase is translated as MTSLPREFYDRPVLEVARDLLGAVVTHRGVAVRLAEVEAYAGALDPASHAYRGPTTRNATMFGPPGHAYVYFTYGMHWCMNLVCGPPGQAFAVLLRAGEVVDGLPCARERRPAARRDRDLARGPARLTQALGVDRSCDGFDVTTPVGDLVVREGAPVPDDEVRTGPRVGVTAAADRPWRFWVADDPTVSDYRPSAPRRRRARP